One genomic segment of Salminus brasiliensis chromosome 6, fSalBra1.hap2, whole genome shotgun sequence includes these proteins:
- the srp19 gene encoding signal recognition particle 19 kDa protein, with the protein MAYLKTNPADRERFLCIYPAYINSKKTIAEGRRIPSEKAVENPSCTEIRDVLTAAGMNVYVENKMYPREWNRDVQFKGRVRVQLKQQDDSLCQEKFTSRKDVLFYLAEMIPKLKTRTQKSGGGDSGAQQGEGGKKGKKKKK; encoded by the exons ATGGCTTATTTAAAGACAAATCCCGCTGACAGAGAGAG GTTCTTGTGCATATATCCAGCCTACATTAACAGTAAAAAGACCATAGCAGAGGGTCGAAGAATACCAAGTGAGAAG GCTGTGGAAAACCCTTCCTGCACTGAAATCAGGGATGTTCTAACTGCTGCAGGAATGAATGTCTATGTTGAG AACAAGATGTATCCAAGGGAATGGAACAGAGACGTACAGTTCAAGGGAAGAGTGAGAGTTCAGCTCAAACAGCAGGATGACAGTTTGTGTCAGGAGAAGTTTACCTCTA GGAAAGATGTTCTGTTTTATTTGGCTGAGATGATCCCAAAGTTGAAGACTAGGACACAGAAAAGTGGGGGAGGTGATTCAGGAGCGCAACAAGGAGAAGGAGGAAAGaaagggaagaagaagaagaagtag
- the shld3 gene encoding shieldin complex subunit 3, with protein sequence MDVCLHYKNNQDKRPDLVLITQRTLEDFPTRVLTVFTPWFPSGADRSLPIKPKKAPPVISSKHLKSGRCCLQRSELDFSNNCCPVDEDHCKEARKRKLVTSSEANDGEWHAQVENEPKKFQRSWSVFSQKTKPTESMQSLSRQFHMTIQTFGLHFHQRAKWIICELNCAPHSVEEVWSRLNHAIKHSKLPTCNANLQRNLAQIWVYCDVCYCEYIGHFLRQKLQLSGEINLAVHKLGIIFKL encoded by the coding sequence atggatgtatgctTGCATTACAAGAACAACCAAGATAAACGGCCTGACTTGGTGCTCATAACACAGAGGACCTTGGAGGACTTTCCAACTCGTGTCTTGACAGTATTCACACCTTGGTTTCCTTCTGGCGCTGACAGATCTTTGCCAATCAAACCTAAAAAGGCTCCCCCAGTAATTTCATCGAAGCATTTGAAAAGCGGCAGATGCTGCCTGCAGAGATCAGAGTTGGACTTTTCTAACAATTGTTGTCCAGTTGATGAAGATCATTGTAAGGAGGCCCGTAAGAGGAAACTAGTAACAAGCTCAGAAGCCAACGATGGAGAGTGGCATGCGCAAGTTGAGAATGAACCAAAGAAATTTCAAAGGTCATGGAGTgtcttttcacaaaaaacaaaaccaactgAGAGCATGCAGTCTCTCTCTAGACAGTTCCACATGACTattcaaacatttggacttcaCTTCCATCAGAGAGCAAAATGGATTATTTGTGAGCTGAACTGTGCACCACACAGCGTTGAAGAGGTGTGGTCCAGGCTCAATCATGCCATTAAGCACTCCAAGCTTCCAACATGCAATGCTAATTTACAAAGGAACTTGGCCCAGATATGGGTGTACTGTGACGTGTGTTACTGTGAATATATTGGACACTTCTTGAGACAAAAATTACAGCTCTCAGGGGAGATTAATTTAGCAGTCCATAAACTTGGCATCATATTTAAGTTGTAA